One Ilumatobacter coccineus YM16-304 genomic window, GGCCGACTCGGCGAGATGGCCCAGCGGAGCGAGGCGGGTCGTGACCTCGCCGAGCAGTTCGGTCATCTGACCGAGTTGGTTCGGCATCTGCTGGAACGCCGGATTGTTCAGGGTGTCGCTCAACTTCATCAGGCCGGGTGCCACCGCCATCGCCGGACCGGCGACGACCTGCATCATCTCGTCGGCGGCCTTGACGGTACGCGTCACCTGCGGAACGGCGGCCTTGATGGGCTCTTCGACTTCGGCGAGCAGCGTGTTGATCCGCTCGGCGGTCTCGTTGAGGCTCTCCATCGTGCGATTGAAGTTCTCGACGCCACGGAGGAACTCGTCGACGCCCTTGCGGAACTGATCGAACGACCGGATCGTGCCCGCGAGCGGCGCCGCGAACAGGTTGAACATCTCGGCGAGCGGATCGTTGTCGGCCATGTGCGCAACCTATCCCACCGGCGCGGCCGGACGAGCGAGCGCCTCCAACGGTTCGCACGAGCACACCAGGTTGCGGTCGCCGTAGGCGCCGTCGATGCGCGACACCGGCGGGAAGTACTTGGCTTGGCGGAGCCCGTCGACGGGGAACGCTCCGAGTTCGCGGGAGTACGGGCGCTCCCAGTCACCGAGCAGTTCTTCCGACGTGTGCGGCGCGTGACGGAGTGGACTGTCGTCGATGGCCCACTCGCCACTGGCGACGCGCTCGATCTCGGTGCGGATCGCGATCATCGCGTCGCAGAACCGGTCGATCTCGCGCACGGTCTCGCTCTCGGTCGGCTCGATCATCAGCGTGCCGGCCACCGGGAAGCTCATCGTCGGTGCGTGGAAGCCGTAGTCCATGAGCCGCTTGGCGACGTCGTCGACCGACACACCGGTGTCTTTGGTGATGGTTCGCAGGTCGACGATGCATTCGTGCGCGACCCGACCGTGTTCGCCCCGGTAGAGCACGGGGTAGTGCTCGTCGAGTCGGGCGGCGATGTAGTTGGCCGCGATGATGGCGACCTCGGTCGCCTGGGTGAGACCGGCACCGCCCATCATCTCGAGATACATCCACGGGATGGGCAGGATGCCGGCCGACCCGTGTGGTGCGGCCGACACGGCGCCGACGGCGGCGTCGCTGCGCAGCGGATGACCGGGCAGGAAGGGGCGCAGATGCTCGCGCACGCCGACCGGACCGACGCCGGGACCGCCACCACCGTGGGGGATGCAGAACGTCTTGTGCAGATTGAGGTGGCTGACGTCGGCGCCGAACTTGCCCGGTTGGGCGAGACCGACGAGCGCGTTGAGGTTGGCACCGTCGACGTAGACCTGGCCACCGGCATCGTGCACTCGGGCGCAGATGTCGCCGACGGCCGTTTCGAACACGCCGTGCGTCGAGGGGTAGGTGATCATCAGCGCACCGAGTTGGTCGGCGACGCCGTCGATCTTCGATTCGAGGTCGTCGACGTCGACGTTGCCGGCGTCGTCGCAGGCCACCACGACCACGTCGAACCCGGCCATGACGGCACTCGCTGCGTTGGTGCCGTGAGCGCTCTCGGGAATCAGGCACACCGTGCGCTGATCGTCACCCTGCGACCGATGGAACGCCCGAATCGCGAGGAGCCCGGCGAACTCACCCTGGCTTCCGGCGTTGGGCTGCACCGACACGGCGTCGTACCCGGTGATGGTGGCGAGGCGTTGCTCGAGGTCGGCGATCATCTCGCGATAGCCGACGGTCTGGTCGTCGGGAGCGAAGGGATGGATGTCGGCGAACTCCGGCCACGTGATCGGCACCATCTCGGACGTGGCGTTGAGCTTCATGGTGCACGACCCGAGCGGGATCATCGTGCGGTCGAGCGCGAGGTCCTTGTCGCTGAGCCGTCGCAGGTAGCGCAGCATCTCGTGTTCGCTGTGATAGCGGGCGAACACCGACTGCGTCATGAAGTCGTCGGAGCGACGCAGCGATGACGTGAGACCGTCGGGGGCTTCGTCGAGGCCTCCGTCGTCGACCGGCGTGCCGCCGAGGGCGGTGACGATCGCCGCCACCGTGTCGAGCGTGCTCGTCTCGTCGAACGTGATGCCGACCGAGTCGGCCGAGCGTCGGATGTTGAACCCGGCGTCGAGCGCCGATGCGACGGCTTCGTCGACGTCGTCGACCCGGACGGTCAACGTGTCGAACCACGAGTCGTTGACCACGTCGAGGCCGCCGGCGCGCAGCCCGGCGGCGGCGATCGACGTGAGCCGTTGCACACGTTCGGCGATCCGTCGCAAGCCCTCGGGGCCGTGCCACGCGGCATACAACCCGGCGATGTTGGCGAGCAGCACCTGTGCGGTACAGATGTTGGACGTGGCCTTCTCGCGCCG contains:
- the gcvP gene encoding aminomethyl-transferring glycine dehydrogenase; translated protein: MPVPTPISELFETDEFVRRHIGPAPADVEHMLSTLGVGSTEELLDQTLPPSIRSTEPLALGEAVPEVEALRRLRVLADKNEQVTSLIGMGYTGTITPPVIARNVLENPAWYTAYTPYQPEISQGRLEAILNFQTVVTELTGLDVANASLLDEGTAAAEAMTMARRQSKAKTQRFFVHHDTHPQTLAVLHTRAEPVGVELVVGDVDLLDDEAGVFGALFSTPTSSGAVVDWTAAIERVHELGGVAAVVTDPLACVLATPPGRMGADIAVGSAQRFGVPMGFGGPHAAFVAAREKAARSMPGRIVGVSTDTAGRPALRLALQTREQHIRREKATSNICTAQVLLANIAGLYAAWHGPEGLRRIAERVQRLTSIAAAGLRAGGLDVVNDSWFDTLTVRVDDVDEAVASALDAGFNIRRSADSVGITFDETSTLDTVAAIVTALGGTPVDDGGLDEAPDGLTSSLRRSDDFMTQSVFARYHSEHEMLRYLRRLSDKDLALDRTMIPLGSCTMKLNATSEMVPITWPEFADIHPFAPDDQTVGYREMIADLEQRLATITGYDAVSVQPNAGSQGEFAGLLAIRAFHRSQGDDQRTVCLIPESAHGTNAASAVMAGFDVVVVACDDAGNVDVDDLESKIDGVADQLGALMITYPSTHGVFETAVGDICARVHDAGGQVYVDGANLNALVGLAQPGKFGADVSHLNLHKTFCIPHGGGGPGVGPVGVREHLRPFLPGHPLRSDAAVGAVSAAPHGSAGILPIPWMYLEMMGGAGLTQATEVAIIAANYIAARLDEHYPVLYRGEHGRVAHECIVDLRTITKDTGVSVDDVAKRLMDYGFHAPTMSFPVAGTLMIEPTESETVREIDRFCDAMIAIRTEIERVASGEWAIDDSPLRHAPHTSEELLGDWERPYSRELGAFPVDGLRQAKYFPPVSRIDGAYGDRNLVCSCEPLEALARPAAPVG